The following proteins are co-located in the Schistocerca nitens isolate TAMUIC-IGC-003100 chromosome 2, iqSchNite1.1, whole genome shotgun sequence genome:
- the LOC126235443 gene encoding uncharacterized protein LOC126235443: protein MEVWVRFGELNNCITVAIAGRGGPRLSQLLLDRIRWDDRRVELRQIRHAHAALHRAAELLQRHLGTTVALTVANAFWGGIYSSYGLLVLCTVPKRTHASVINRSVWLSLFWVSLNAVRLSVLAVCCSATCDRAEGALVLVQRSAAMTLAVESHAGAAELAALQSQVAATPRLAFTAAGFLTVDRRLLVTVLSATVTYLVILGQIATL from the coding sequence ATGGAGGTGTGGGTCAGGTTCGGAGAGTTGAACAACTGTATCACGGTCGCCATAGCGGGGCGGGGAGGTCCTCGCCTTTCCCAACTGCTGCTGGATCGCATCCGGTGGGACGACCGTCGGGTGGAGCTGCGTCAGATCCGCCACGCACACGCTGCTCTCCACCGGGCGGCAGAGCTGCTGCAGCGGCACCTCGGCACCACCGTGGCTCTGACGGTGGCGAACGCCTTCTGGGGCGGCATCTACAGCTCCTACGGACTCCTGGTGCTGTGTACGGTTCCGAAGCGGACGCACGCCTCCGTCATCAACCGCTCGGTGTGGCTGTCGCTGTTCTGGGTCTCGCTGAACGCCGTGCGGCTGTCGGTTCTGGCAGTGTGCTGCTCGGCGACCTGTGACCGGGCGGAGGGCGCGCTCGTGCTGGTGCAGCGGTCCGCGGCGATGACGCTGGCGGTGGAAAGCCACGCCGGGGCTGCGGAACTGGCGGCGCTGCAGAGCCAGGTGGCCGCcacgcctcgcctcgccttcaccGCCGCCGGCTTCCTCACGGTCGACCGCCGCCTGCTGGTAACCGTCCTCAGTGCCACCGTCACCTATCTGGTTATTCTGGGACAAATCGCTACGTTGTGA